The Humulus lupulus chromosome 3, drHumLupu1.1, whole genome shotgun sequence genome window below encodes:
- the LOC133822496 gene encoding L10-interacting MYB domain-containing protein-like → MAIEITDVDDACLWGPTVEKIFIDIMVDEVNKGNMASGQFGSKTWAEILEELQIKSKRKYLIKQIKQKFNRLRTKYREFAELLKQTGFGWDRETNTVVASEEIWQNYLRAHPKATQYRKKGCDHFVLLELIFSKSTATGQFHRSADSGPPNTDDEKEMENEFDRIDTHDIDENDSTSCSRLVDDAFKRSTKNSTTTSTERRAKRQRSQQMSDAIVAWTEVAKVRAEATLAKAEKYKSTTEGGGSQNHEFSLTNCMQILEGMEEVSDDAYMKAVEKFKDPDWREIFINMSTIRKRAWLDRL, encoded by the exons ATGGCCATTGAGATCACAGATGTTGATGATGCATGTTTATGGGGACCAACTGTAGAGAAGATTTTCATCGATATCATGGTTGATGAAGTGAATAAAGGAAATATGGCAAGTGGTCAATTTGGCTCAAAAACATGGGCGGAAATTCTTGAGGAGTTGCAAATTAAAAGTAAGCGGAAAtacttaattaaacaaattaagcaAAAGTTCAATAGGTTGCGCACTAAGTATCGTGAGTTTGCTGAGTTGTTGAAACAAACTGGATTTGGATGGGATCGTGAAACCAATACTGTGGTTGCTTCTGAGGAAATATGGCAGAATTATCTAAGG gcaCACCCAAAGGCAACACAATATCGCAAGAAAGGATgtgatcattttgtattgttGGAACTAATTTTTAGTAAGTCAACTGCCACTGGCCAGTTCCATCGTTCTGCTGATTCAGGTCCGCCCAACACTGATgatgaaaaggaaatggagaATGAATTTGATCGCATAGACACCCATGATATTGATGAGAATGATTCTACTAGTTGCTCTCGGCTTGTTGATGATGCTTTTAAACGTTCAACAAAAAATTCAACAACTACAAGTACAGAGCGAAGAGCTAAGAGACAAAGATCACAACAAATGAGTGATGCAATTGTTGCATGGACTGAGGTAGCTAAAGTAAGAGCAGAGGCCACTTTAGCTAAAGCTGAAAAATACAAGAGTACAACCGAAGGAGGAGGAAGCCAAAATCATGAGTTTTCTCTCACAAATTGTATGCAAATCCTCGAAGGAATGGAAGAAGTCAGTGATGATGCCTACATGAAAGCTGTTGAGAAATTTAAGGATCCAGATTGGAGAGAGATTTTTATTAATATGTCTACTATTAGAAAGAGAGCTTGGTTAGATAGGCTTTGA